A stretch of the Syntrophorhabdales bacterium genome encodes the following:
- a CDS encoding FAD-binding oxidoreductase, whose protein sequence is MALKDDVTKIVGEGNVSDAKKDRLMYSRDYSLVPPGIPDAVAYPSDSLQVSAILKYCNSKNIPVVPVSSSRHFYGSTIPKQGGLLVDLTRMNKIQEINDADRTARIEAGVTWGQLTAELEKKGMRMIMPLLPPADRSVLTDWLEREVPTNTVYDYGEPMQAMEVVWPASEPFRIGSASVNGFPDSKSRGGNPSGPGLDFYRLVQGAQGTMGIVTWSHIKIEWMPKIDKILFAPVSDLSYAIEFLHRILPRRIGQECMVLNNVDLAAILAEKWPDDFDRLAATLPAWTLILVISGLFRRPEEKIAYEEKFLKEVLRNEFRDLVLTDALPGFPGAARKLLPMLRKPWPADKPYWKHQWRGSSQSLFFIARPASAPLFIDVVEEVAARHGYPISEIGVYFQPIEHNRACQLEFTFFYHEDEAAVIAGLYRDAAQALMNEGAFFSRPYGELAPMVYERAAGYGAALKRVKKVFDPKNIMNPGNLCF, encoded by the coding sequence ATGGCACTCAAGGATGATGTAACAAAAATCGTCGGAGAGGGGAACGTGAGTGATGCCAAGAAAGACAGGCTCATGTACTCACGGGATTACAGTCTTGTCCCGCCTGGGATTCCTGACGCAGTGGCATATCCCAGCGACTCGTTGCAGGTAAGCGCGATCCTGAAGTACTGCAACAGCAAGAACATTCCGGTCGTTCCGGTAAGTTCAAGCCGCCATTTCTACGGCTCCACCATACCGAAGCAGGGTGGCCTGTTGGTGGATCTGACGCGCATGAACAAAATACAGGAGATCAATGATGCTGACCGGACGGCGAGAATAGAGGCAGGGGTAACGTGGGGGCAGCTCACCGCAGAGCTCGAGAAGAAAGGTATGCGGATGATTATGCCGCTATTACCCCCCGCAGATCGCTCGGTGCTTACCGACTGGCTGGAGCGGGAAGTTCCCACCAATACCGTCTATGATTACGGCGAACCCATGCAGGCCATGGAAGTAGTCTGGCCGGCTTCTGAGCCCTTCCGCATTGGTTCGGCCAGTGTCAATGGTTTCCCGGATTCAAAGTCTCGAGGCGGAAATCCTTCAGGGCCGGGTCTCGACTTCTACCGCTTAGTGCAGGGAGCCCAAGGCACGATGGGTATCGTAACGTGGTCCCATATCAAAATCGAATGGATGCCTAAGATAGACAAGATCCTTTTTGCACCAGTTTCAGATCTTTCGTACGCGATAGAATTTCTGCACAGGATCTTGCCACGCAGAATCGGGCAGGAATGTATGGTCCTTAACAATGTGGATCTCGCGGCTATCCTTGCAGAGAAGTGGCCGGATGACTTTGACAGGCTAGCGGCAACGCTTCCTGCATGGACCTTGATCCTGGTGATCAGTGGGCTTTTCCGCAGGCCTGAAGAGAAGATTGCCTACGAGGAGAAGTTCCTGAAGGAGGTTTTGCGTAACGAGTTCAGGGACCTCGTGTTGACCGATGCGCTCCCTGGTTTCCCGGGCGCGGCACGCAAGCTTCTGCCTATGCTCCGCAAGCCGTGGCCAGCAGATAAGCCCTACTGGAAGCACCAGTGGAGGGGTTCCTCTCAGAGTCTCTTCTTCATCGCGAGACCTGCATCCGCACCGCTCTTTATCGACGTGGTTGAAGAAGTCGCGGCGCGGCACGGCTATCCCATAAGCGAGATCGGAGTGTACTTCCAGCCCATAGAGCACAATCGGGCATGCCAGCTGGAGTTTACCTTTTTCTATCACGAGGACGAGGCAGCAGTGATCGCAGGACTCTATCGCGACGCTGCCCAGGCATTGATGAACGAAGGTGCTTTTTTCTCCAGGCCCTACGGTGAGCTTGCGCCTATGGTCTATGAGCGTGCGGCGGGTTACGGCGCCGCACTGAAACGGGTGAAAAAGGTGTTCGATCCCAAGAACATCATGAACCCGGGAAATCTCTGTTTCTAA
- a CDS encoding (Fe-S)-binding protein, with product MPTTQFSLDIKKLDNFAYDMSRCIKCKGCYWVEHTYMPGVRFSTRCPSNTWNDFDAYGAFGKMRIGLAMIEGKLKWSPKLLEIIYADPLCGACDVGCKRNLDLEIGLSLEAMRVKAVQEGAGPMPAHKKVAENIAKTHNQFGAPHENRKKWLTADIKIAEKADVLYFVGCSASYVAPEIARSAAKVLNAANISFMLMPDEWCCGNTLFSVGMLDEARELAKRNIEAVKATGAKTVMLTCAEGYRMWKVDYPKLLNISTAELGFNVVHFVEAADEALKKGTLRLSKPQNVRLAYHDSCGISRLADPWTPYSGERGWMGTVNPRLKRRRGTSGLYAQPRNLIAAIPGASFVEMPRTRENSFCCGAGRGTKEAFPDLASFSAKHRLEEVREVGAETLVSACPWCKNNFSQAVRQNGDNIKVVDIAELISASL from the coding sequence ATGCCAACCACACAATTCAGTTTAGATATAAAGAAGCTCGACAATTTCGCGTATGATATGAGCCGGTGCATCAAGTGCAAAGGCTGCTACTGGGTGGAACATACCTATATGCCCGGCGTGCGTTTCAGCACCCGCTGCCCCAGCAACACCTGGAACGATTTTGACGCCTACGGCGCTTTTGGAAAAATGAGGATCGGGCTGGCAATGATCGAAGGTAAGCTGAAGTGGTCTCCCAAGCTTCTGGAGATCATCTATGCTGACCCCCTCTGCGGAGCCTGCGATGTGGGTTGCAAGAGAAACCTTGACCTGGAGATCGGTCTCAGCCTGGAAGCGATGAGAGTCAAGGCAGTGCAGGAGGGTGCAGGCCCTATGCCTGCCCATAAGAAGGTTGCCGAGAACATTGCAAAAACCCATAACCAGTTCGGCGCACCCCACGAAAACAGGAAGAAATGGCTCACTGCAGATATCAAGATTGCAGAAAAGGCCGACGTTCTCTACTTTGTGGGCTGCTCTGCTTCATATGTAGCCCCTGAAATAGCCAGATCCGCAGCAAAAGTCCTCAACGCAGCCAATATATCTTTCATGCTCATGCCGGACGAGTGGTGCTGCGGCAACACACTCTTCTCAGTCGGTATGCTTGATGAGGCTCGCGAACTGGCAAAACGGAATATAGAAGCTGTCAAGGCGACGGGCGCCAAGACAGTGATGCTCACGTGTGCGGAAGGCTACCGGATGTGGAAAGTTGATTATCCGAAGCTTCTCAACATCTCCACAGCCGAACTGGGCTTCAATGTAGTGCACTTTGTGGAAGCCGCCGATGAAGCGCTCAAGAAGGGCACACTACGGCTTTCGAAACCTCAAAATGTTAGGCTTGCCTACCATGATTCCTGCGGCATTTCGCGTCTCGCCGACCCATGGACGCCCTATTCGGGCGAGCGTGGCTGGATGGGTACAGTGAACCCACGTCTCAAGAGACGCCGTGGAACGTCCGGGCTGTACGCGCAGCCGAGAAACCTCATAGCTGCAATTCCTGGCGCCAGCTTTGTTGAGATGCCGCGGACGCGGGAGAACTCCTTCTGCTGCGGTGCCGGCCGGGGAACCAAAGAGGCGTTTCCCGATCTGGCCTCCTTTTCCGCAAAACACCGTCTGGAAGAGGTCCGGGAAGTGGGTGCCGAGACTTTAGTCTCAGCCTGCCCCTGGTGCAAGAATAATTTCAGCCAGGCGGTCAGACAGAATGGGGATAACATCAAAGTAGTCGATATCGCCGAGCTCATCTCGGCGTCGCTGTAG
- a CDS encoding tetratricopeptide repeat protein: MRISAPCRLLMCAALVATVFTGCASEKGTQAVSRDSEYQRMLELQRAKASFYAADEKSKNVPEATWQTYARLGDQYARQGNDLMAYVQYNKALQMDPKQSGVRYRLGHMYVSRGMIEEGEREFKEMLAKEPNNGLAYQGLGYAALSKGEFSEAEELLTKAVTLDPKLWQAHLYMGVAYDRQKAFDKAVEEYQKGIKVNPKSAALYNNLGLSYYLMGENTKSIEAFLLALRIEPENPRVYNNLGLVFSTVGRYEEAFEAFRKGKDDASAYNNLGYVYMAQQNYAKAIEAFEKAIEISPSFYEKAHQNMQRARSALKTEPTQAAVPAKF; the protein is encoded by the coding sequence ATGAGAATCTCTGCTCCATGCAGATTGCTGATGTGTGCGGCTCTTGTGGCAACCGTTTTTACCGGTTGCGCGAGTGAGAAGGGCACGCAAGCAGTGTCGCGGGACAGCGAGTATCAGAGGATGCTGGAACTGCAGCGGGCAAAAGCTAGCTTCTACGCGGCGGACGAAAAGTCGAAGAATGTTCCAGAGGCGACATGGCAGACCTACGCGCGGCTGGGCGACCAGTATGCGAGGCAGGGAAATGACCTTATGGCGTACGTACAATACAATAAGGCCTTGCAGATGGACCCGAAGCAGTCAGGCGTGCGCTACAGATTGGGCCACATGTATGTCAGCCGCGGCATGATTGAAGAGGGTGAAAGGGAGTTCAAAGAGATGCTTGCGAAGGAACCCAACAACGGTCTTGCATATCAGGGCCTCGGCTATGCGGCGCTGAGCAAGGGGGAGTTCTCGGAGGCCGAGGAACTCTTGACGAAGGCTGTTACCCTTGACCCGAAGCTCTGGCAAGCGCACCTCTATATGGGGGTAGCGTACGACCGTCAAAAGGCATTCGACAAGGCGGTCGAGGAATATCAGAAGGGGATCAAGGTAAATCCGAAATCAGCAGCCCTGTACAACAATCTTGGGCTCTCGTACTACCTGATGGGTGAAAATACCAAATCGATAGAGGCTTTTCTTCTCGCGCTCCGGATCGAGCCGGAGAATCCTCGGGTCTACAATAACCTCGGGTTGGTTTTTTCGACCGTGGGCAGGTACGAAGAGGCATTCGAGGCCTTCAGGAAAGGCAAGGACGACGCCAGTGCCTACAATAATCTTGGTTACGTATATATGGCACAACAGAACTATGCTAAAGCGATTGAGGCTTTCGAGAAGGCTATAGAGATAAGCCCCTCATTCTACGAAAAAGCGCATCAGAATATGCAGAGAGCCAGATCGGCCCTAAAGACGGAGCCCACACAGGCCGCTGTGCCAGCAAAATTTTAG
- a CDS encoding ATP-binding protein — protein MKVTTRIMESIIDSLSAGIWIVNSQLEVEWINTRGFRCLCREELAALEDKRCFRKIFGMREICEDCPVLKTFGSGRTEHLDIKLEYEGQSKHFVLTATPLQRKGQKSFTHVIEMIQDVTMHQRIGEELRRLNELQTAIIENAPVAIFTIDKKGVFTSVNPALAAISDLGFKAREKLMGFNWLENSYTIKCGLAERIQKGLEGEAFQLDDFPFVTYRGRNQFINFKGVPLRDKKGEVEGLLCIIEETTDRVRTRVQLIQEARMSAIGRLATGVAHELSNPLATITAHSELAHELLQQCDNRGLERADLQDLSEYLEVIQEQAFRCKKTIKNLLDLNRRNGFETAPIDLGRLIDDLVELINFKKMKIRLVSDVAPDLPRVKGDLYALRQTFLNVLNNAIDAVEERADAQISIKAWPEGSAVHIEIEDNGAGIPENIVDLVFEPFFTTKGSQKGTGLGLTLCYEFLSKMGGTIEISNRAGGGSVCRIILCPWTEDESLEQTV, from the coding sequence ATGAAGGTTACTACCAGAATCATGGAGTCGATCATCGACTCCCTCTCAGCAGGGATTTGGATAGTCAACTCGCAACTGGAGGTTGAATGGATAAACACGCGCGGATTTCGATGTCTCTGCCGCGAAGAATTGGCAGCGTTAGAAGATAAGCGTTGCTTTAGAAAAATCTTCGGCATGCGCGAGATATGCGAGGACTGTCCTGTCTTGAAAACCTTCGGCAGTGGCCGCACGGAGCATCTGGATATAAAGCTTGAATACGAAGGACAATCGAAGCATTTTGTGCTGACCGCAACCCCTCTGCAGCGAAAAGGACAGAAATCCTTTACGCACGTGATCGAGATGATTCAGGACGTGACCATGCATCAGAGGATCGGCGAGGAACTCCGCCGCCTCAATGAACTGCAGACAGCCATTATTGAGAATGCACCGGTCGCAATATTTACCATCGACAAGAAAGGGGTTTTTACAAGTGTTAATCCGGCGCTGGCAGCGATTTCCGACCTCGGCTTCAAGGCGCGAGAGAAGCTCATGGGGTTTAACTGGCTTGAGAATTCTTACACGATAAAGTGCGGCCTTGCCGAGCGCATACAAAAAGGCCTCGAGGGGGAGGCATTTCAGCTTGATGATTTTCCATTTGTCACGTACCGCGGGAGAAATCAGTTCATAAATTTCAAGGGGGTGCCTCTTCGCGATAAAAAAGGGGAGGTGGAAGGCCTGCTCTGTATAATAGAGGAGACTACAGATAGGGTCAGGACCAGGGTGCAGCTGATTCAGGAGGCGCGCATGTCCGCAATAGGCAGGCTTGCGACAGGCGTCGCCCATGAACTGAGCAATCCTCTCGCGACCATCACGGCCCATTCGGAACTGGCGCATGAACTTCTTCAGCAATGCGACAATAGAGGCCTGGAAAGAGCAGACCTGCAGGACCTCTCAGAGTATCTGGAGGTGATTCAGGAGCAGGCATTCCGATGCAAGAAAACCATCAAGAACCTGCTCGACTTGAACCGCAGAAACGGATTTGAAACAGCCCCGATCGATTTGGGCCGGTTGATTGATGACCTTGTCGAGCTGATCAACTTTAAAAAGATGAAGATACGACTGGTGAGCGATGTCGCTCCTGACCTGCCTCGCGTAAAAGGAGATCTCTACGCATTGCGGCAGACATTTTTGAATGTCTTAAATAATGCAATCGACGCGGTGGAGGAAAGAGCTGACGCTCAAATATCTATCAAGGCCTGGCCGGAGGGATCAGCTGTCCATATTGAGATTGAGGACAACGGAGCGGGCATTCCGGAGAACATAGTCGATTTGGTTTTCGAGCCCTTCTTTACAACCAAGGGTTCACAGAAAGGCACCGGCCTTGGTTTGACGCTTTGCTACGAGTTTCTCAGTAAAATGGGTGGCACAATCGAGATAAGCAACCGTGCGGGCGGAGGAAGCGTGTGCCGCATCATCCTCTGTCCCTGGACAGAGGATGAGAGCTTGGAGCAAACGGTATGA
- a CDS encoding acyl-CoA dehydrogenase family protein: MEHFPWWTDEQKRFADEVEIFAEELTPRDAETRWTREFPFDLFQKISAKGYSGAGVPKEYGGLGLGATGACIACEAFNRMPGPGRAVVGNMLGGLRQIIEYGSEEQKQRFLPRIAKGETGAIVITEPFAGTDAAAIETKARREGDAYVLNGKKRYIVAAGVADRHMVYARTSNTPEDIRAYKHLTAFIIEKGTAGLTVEKINEIIGFDNIQNGVLNFENVSVPLANRIGEEGEGWRVMTAGLNFERTLICAQATGWAAEALRNAVPFAQRRVQFGRPTIDIPENQFKIANLVSKVKIARILTYYTAYLWDLGWDITLQSNVAKVYICEGALQASLDAMQVMGGDSLTPFYPVEEVMKVSKIENIAGGTMEACRLVIFRTALRQWAEEFRMRRRVIHEKLGVPVPAVGPPERKTQADEQALLALLAEDYRVNPGLHMSVADMNEYFDVDKDALEGILVSLEKKGLVRLYRTKKGIELAKATYDGLSLAHPPDYYRWYPSWVTKERIF, translated from the coding sequence ATGGAGCATTTTCCATGGTGGACAGATGAGCAGAAGAGATTTGCAGACGAGGTTGAGATCTTTGCGGAAGAGTTGACGCCGAGAGATGCTGAAACACGTTGGACACGGGAGTTCCCTTTCGACCTCTTCCAAAAGATTTCGGCAAAAGGATACTCTGGAGCCGGCGTGCCCAAGGAATACGGAGGATTGGGACTCGGGGCAACGGGCGCATGCATCGCGTGTGAGGCTTTCAACCGTATGCCGGGGCCGGGCCGCGCCGTAGTAGGCAATATGCTGGGCGGACTGAGACAGATAATAGAGTACGGATCTGAGGAGCAGAAGCAGCGTTTTCTACCGCGTATCGCAAAGGGAGAGACCGGCGCCATCGTGATCACGGAACCGTTTGCCGGCACTGACGCGGCGGCTATCGAAACTAAGGCTAGGCGCGAAGGCGACGCGTACGTCCTGAATGGGAAAAAGCGGTACATTGTGGCAGCAGGTGTTGCTGACCGCCACATGGTCTACGCCCGCACGAGCAATACTCCAGAGGACATCAGGGCGTACAAACACCTGACGGCTTTTATAATAGAGAAGGGCACAGCCGGCCTGACGGTCGAAAAGATAAATGAGATTATCGGTTTTGATAATATCCAGAACGGTGTGCTCAATTTCGAAAATGTATCGGTGCCGCTGGCTAACAGGATAGGCGAAGAGGGGGAAGGCTGGCGCGTTATGACAGCAGGTCTCAACTTCGAGAGGACGCTCATTTGCGCCCAGGCCACGGGATGGGCCGCAGAAGCGTTGCGAAACGCAGTCCCTTTTGCGCAAAGAAGGGTACAGTTCGGCAGGCCGACCATAGACATTCCCGAGAATCAGTTCAAGATTGCCAACCTCGTATCAAAGGTCAAGATAGCGCGTATCCTTACGTACTACACTGCGTATCTCTGGGACCTGGGATGGGACATAACGTTGCAATCCAACGTCGCCAAAGTCTATATCTGTGAGGGCGCGCTACAGGCCAGTCTTGATGCGATGCAGGTGATGGGCGGCGATTCACTCACGCCATTTTATCCTGTCGAAGAAGTGATGAAGGTTTCGAAGATTGAAAACATCGCGGGCGGCACAATGGAGGCGTGCAGGCTCGTCATCTTCCGAACAGCGTTGCGACAATGGGCTGAAGAGTTCAGGATGCGCAGAAGAGTCATCCACGAAAAGTTGGGTGTACCGGTACCTGCCGTGGGTCCGCCTGAACGAAAAACGCAAGCCGACGAGCAGGCGCTCCTGGCGTTGCTGGCTGAGGACTACAGGGTCAACCCTGGACTACACATGTCCGTGGCAGACATGAATGAGTATTTTGATGTCGATAAGGATGCGCTTGAAGGAATATTGGTTTCACTGGAAAAAAAGGGTCTCGTGAGACTCTACCGGACAAAGAAGGGGATTGAGCTCGCCAAAGCGACGTACGACGGCTTGAGTCTTGCTCATCCGCCCGATTATTACCGGTGGTACCCTTCATGGGTAACGAAAGAGAGAATCTTTTAA
- a CDS encoding tetratricopeptide repeat protein, with amino-acid sequence MTDKDISRFMSQLRPHQGNAEAHYQLGCWYHGRGRDQEATKEFQKAIYIKPGYVEAYNGLGVSYDQQGDYVAASDAYRMALKLNANLAYVHSNLGHSYILQGRNAEAIDELKQAIALGSTNKQTYNNLGLAYMLSGQPDLAMKEFEATGNQALAHSLAAKLYYRKGEFEKAKEHYTEALALDPDSAPLQESVETTGLLARFEAVLAQLKQMVEVVVPGRPTSQAIARDALASVAGVGMEVSNGNGVNDMARKMGRYLKEKGFNVVRVSNADHFRYQRTTLLYKAEYEKATRDLAGQLPEMPDLKEVKKLDRPSIGMKVVLGKDLIAHREVFAEEKKQ; translated from the coding sequence ATGACTGATAAGGATATATCAAGGTTCATGTCTCAGTTGAGGCCCCATCAGGGAAATGCCGAAGCTCATTATCAGCTTGGATGCTGGTACCATGGACGGGGCCGTGATCAGGAAGCAACCAAGGAGTTTCAAAAAGCGATCTATATCAAGCCTGGTTATGTTGAAGCCTACAACGGGTTAGGGGTCTCGTATGATCAACAGGGTGACTATGTGGCGGCCAGTGATGCGTACCGCATGGCTCTTAAGCTGAACGCGAATCTTGCGTATGTCCACAGCAATCTTGGTCATTCGTACATCCTCCAGGGGCGGAATGCTGAGGCTATCGATGAGCTCAAACAAGCTATCGCGCTCGGGTCCACCAATAAACAGACGTACAACAACCTGGGTCTTGCCTATATGCTCTCAGGTCAGCCCGACCTCGCTATGAAAGAATTCGAGGCCACCGGCAATCAGGCGCTTGCCCACAGTCTTGCGGCCAAGCTCTACTACCGGAAGGGCGAATTTGAGAAGGCGAAGGAGCATTACACTGAAGCCCTTGCACTCGATCCGGACTCTGCCCCGCTTCAGGAAAGCGTGGAGACGACCGGCCTGCTCGCAAGATTTGAGGCTGTGCTGGCGCAACTGAAACAGATGGTAGAGGTCGTTGTTCCAGGGCGCCCGACTTCGCAGGCGATCGCTAGGGATGCGCTGGCCAGCGTAGCCGGCGTCGGTATGGAAGTTTCAAATGGCAATGGTGTTAACGACATGGCAAGGAAGATGGGGCGGTACTTGAAAGAAAAAGGTTTTAACGTAGTGCGAGTGAGCAACGCCGATCATTTTAGGTATCAGAGAACCACACTGCTGTACAAGGCAGAATACGAAAAAGCTACGCGTGATCTCGCCGGACAATTGCCCGAAATGCCTGACCTTAAAGAAGTGAAGAAATTGGACAGGCCATCGATAGGAATGAAAGTGGTTCTTGGTAAAGATCTTATTGCTCACAGAGAGGTTTTTGCTGAGGAGAAAAAGCAATGA
- a CDS encoding sigma-54 dependent transcriptional regulator: MIRVLIVDDETRLVEAFSKKLTHEGMSISTASSAAEALALVKGEPFDVCVLDIRLTDMDGIGLLAKLKEMQPLLEVIMLTGYASVDSAIRSMKLGAYDYLTKPTKLSVLSKVIVKAHEKKALREKNIILEEQLHRAEFRDAFIGESRPIAEVKRLIGVVASTNTPVLIVGETGTGKELVARAIHDMSHRAHNPFVAVNSSTFQEAILESELFGHKKGAFTGADADKLGLLEIANGGTFFMDEVGDMGPTIQAKLLRVLEAGVFRKVGDTREISVDVRFICATNRDLDREVDEKKFRKDLFYRLNTFTIAVPPLRERKEDIPLLVDYFLGKQARGGVSKTVSPDTMQALLNYRWPGNVRELANVLERAVLLSGSRSEVALDLLPENVLANRLAVDDRKDDHHLRRGVVELTAMEKTYIEDVLRSVGGNKSKAARLLGISRKRLYSKINES; the protein is encoded by the coding sequence ATGATTCGCGTGCTCATTGTTGACGACGAAACGCGCCTGGTAGAAGCATTCAGCAAGAAGCTCACTCACGAAGGTATGAGCATTTCAACAGCCTCCAGCGCTGCGGAAGCCTTAGCGCTGGTCAAAGGAGAACCGTTTGACGTCTGTGTCCTGGACATAAGACTCACAGACATGGATGGCATAGGGCTTCTAGCGAAGCTCAAAGAAATGCAGCCGCTGCTTGAAGTGATTATGTTGACGGGCTACGCATCGGTGGATAGCGCGATCCGCTCGATGAAGCTCGGAGCTTACGATTATCTGACAAAACCCACAAAGCTGTCTGTGCTCTCAAAAGTAATCGTCAAGGCTCATGAAAAGAAAGCGTTGCGTGAAAAGAATATCATCCTTGAAGAGCAGCTCCATCGAGCTGAGTTCCGCGATGCTTTTATCGGAGAAAGCAGGCCCATAGCAGAAGTGAAGCGGCTCATCGGCGTCGTAGCCTCGACCAATACTCCCGTATTGATTGTGGGTGAGACGGGAACAGGGAAGGAATTGGTGGCGCGCGCTATCCATGACATGAGCCATCGGGCGCATAATCCCTTTGTGGCTGTCAATTCGAGCACATTCCAGGAAGCCATTCTCGAAAGCGAGCTCTTCGGTCACAAGAAGGGAGCCTTTACTGGCGCAGATGCTGACAAGCTGGGTCTCCTGGAAATTGCAAACGGGGGCACGTTCTTCATGGATGAAGTGGGTGACATGGGTCCTACCATCCAGGCAAAGCTGCTCAGAGTGCTGGAAGCGGGGGTTTTCAGAAAAGTAGGAGATACCAGGGAGATTAGCGTGGATGTGCGGTTCATATGCGCTACAAATAGAGATCTGGACCGCGAAGTTGATGAAAAGAAGTTCCGTAAAGACCTGTTTTACAGGCTCAACACCTTTACCATTGCCGTTCCGCCTCTCAGGGAACGAAAAGAGGACATTCCCCTCCTGGTCGACTATTTTCTTGGAAAGCAGGCGAGGGGCGGCGTCTCCAAGACGGTGTCACCTGACACAATGCAGGCATTGCTTAATTACCGGTGGCCGGGCAATGTGAGGGAGTTGGCCAATGTGCTGGAGAGAGCGGTGCTGCTTTCAGGGTCACGGTCTGAGGTTGCCCTTGACCTTCTGCCGGAAAACGTTCTAGCCAATCGGTTGGCGGTCGATGATCGGAAGGATGATCACCATCTCCGCCGGGGTGTTGTGGAGCTTACGGCTATGGAAAAGACATACATCGAAGATGTCCTCAGATCGGTCGGCGGCAACAAGAGCAAGGCCGCGCGACTCCTGGGGATCAGCAGAAAACGGCTTTACAGTAAGATCAACGAAAGCTAG
- a CDS encoding FAD-binding oxidoreductase, with the protein MAISKKAYNALESIVGAKYITDDPAVCEGYRSGPGGYESGLGYERVMTKIPACVVLPRTTEEVQRIVKVCNRYSVPYVPYSTGFYGPRSHCHVENELLVDLKRLNDFEIDEKHMYAVVGSGVIYSPLQEEAMKRGMYVIIGGGGAQASVIANLIGDGWSPLSHRIGLPHRRILGTELVLPDGELVKMGSLAVGEDPFWGDGPGPDLRGLLRGFTGLRGCLGIVTKMAVKLLPFQPEKPMPTGIAPNTALALPEHRMKWINYQVPNKAAQVKAMFEISKAEIAGAVTKVPLFWRAIAKAECKEEFWDLWGKENEETIKNFHIVRVLLIGFTSEEQMKYDENVLNDIMAELGSQPRATKPSDESWIKNADSAGMWLMCGSYVSVDYIIETLSHAVQHGEAYADLKKKYTPPLMPDYGDPGWFQSFELGHQGYSEFLVYWDQDEDTTGVDHFYVETSKMNIRNRFYTSLLGPHQPLYLTGPKYGPNYHQWLLKVKDEFDPLWVCHPPTPLAHDVFVEKAEWMKSIKDWEVPKKFPMPKWE; encoded by the coding sequence ATGGCAATATCGAAAAAAGCATACAACGCATTAGAATCCATCGTCGGCGCCAAATACATCACCGATGATCCGGCGGTGTGCGAAGGCTACAGGTCAGGGCCGGGAGGTTACGAAAGTGGTCTCGGCTATGAACGGGTCATGACCAAGATACCCGCCTGTGTGGTCCTCCCGCGCACGACCGAAGAGGTGCAGCGCATTGTCAAAGTATGTAACCGCTACAGCGTGCCTTACGTTCCCTACAGCACTGGTTTTTACGGCCCTCGCTCCCACTGTCACGTGGAGAACGAGCTTCTCGTGGACTTGAAGCGCCTTAACGACTTTGAAATAGATGAGAAGCATATGTACGCGGTGGTAGGTTCGGGCGTCATCTATTCTCCTCTCCAGGAAGAAGCGATGAAGCGTGGCATGTATGTGATTATTGGCGGTGGCGGCGCGCAGGCATCCGTTATCGCGAACCTTATAGGTGATGGCTGGTCGCCGCTCTCTCACCGTATCGGTCTTCCCCACAGACGCATCCTTGGTACGGAGCTGGTGCTGCCCGACGGTGAGCTGGTAAAGATGGGCTCCCTTGCGGTAGGAGAGGATCCTTTCTGGGGGGATGGCCCTGGTCCTGATTTACGGGGGCTTCTCAGGGGGTTTACGGGCCTGCGAGGCTGTCTCGGCATCGTAACCAAGATGGCTGTCAAACTTCTCCCGTTCCAACCGGAAAAGCCGATGCCCACAGGCATCGCTCCCAACACGGCGCTTGCCCTTCCGGAGCATCGGATGAAATGGATCAACTACCAGGTGCCGAACAAGGCTGCCCAGGTTAAGGCAATGTTCGAGATTTCGAAAGCCGAAATCGCGGGGGCGGTCACCAAGGTGCCGCTGTTCTGGAGGGCCATTGCCAAGGCAGAATGCAAGGAAGAGTTCTGGGATTTGTGGGGTAAGGAAAATGAAGAAACGATCAAAAACTTTCACATCGTTCGCGTCCTGCTCATCGGTTTCACCTCTGAGGAGCAGATGAAGTACGATGAAAACGTCCTCAACGACATCATGGCGGAGCTTGGTTCCCAGCCGCGTGCCACTAAGCCGTCGGACGAGTCATGGATCAAGAACGCCGATTCTGCGGGCATGTGGCTTATGTGCGGCTCGTATGTCTCGGTCGACTACATTATCGAGACGCTGTCGCATGCTGTGCAGCACGGAGAGGCATACGCGGATCTCAAGAAAAAGTATACACCACCCCTCATGCCCGACTATGGCGACCCGGGCTGGTTCCAGAGCTTCGAACTGGGTCATCAGGGTTATTCTGAGTTCTTGGTTTATTGGGACCAGGATGAGGACACCACCGGCGTGGATCACTTCTACGTCGAGACATCTAAGATGAATATCAGGAACCGTTTCTACACCTCGCTGCTTGGACCGCATCAGCCTCTCTACCTCACCGGGCCAAAGTACGGGCCGAACTATCATCAGTGGCTGCTCAAGGTGAAGGATGAGTTTGATCCGCTGTGGGTCTGTCATCCACCGACACCGCTGGCACATGATGTCTTTGTGGAAAAGGCCGAATGGATGAAATCGATCAAAGATTGGGAAGTACCGAAGAAGTTCCCCATGCCCAAGTGGGAATAA